A genomic segment from bacterium encodes:
- the rpsU gene encoding 30S ribosomal protein S21, which produces MITVQVGENEPFDKALKRFKRKCLQSGLMRTLRDTAHYVKPSERRKADRMRAIRKQKQIQAEEGN; this is translated from the coding sequence ATGATCACCGTCCAAGTCGGCGAAAACGAACCTTTTGATAAAGCGCTCAAGCGTTTTAAACGTAAATGTTTACAATCCGGTCTTATGCGCACATTGCGCGATACAGCGCACTATGTGAAGCCGAGCGAACGCCGCAAAGCCGATCGTATGCGTGCTATCCGTAAACAAAAACAGATTCAGGCCGAAGAAGGCAACTAG
- a CDS encoding outer membrane beta-barrel protein, which translates to MKKLVVLALLVMLATAIQTNAQMKAGSMRPALELNFGGLGLGYGASFEYGITDKISARASANISSYKTGGDEWSLIPIDAVGVYNVDDSKYAMLGVTWTTFSVDPSIGKKESSSSFGVVAGGGYRYKLNDKISVNGEGKYRVITLESGAYKLSVAWYTVGAGFSYALN; encoded by the coding sequence ATGAAAAAATTAGTTGTTCTCGCTTTGTTAGTTATGCTAGCCACAGCGATTCAAACCAATGCACAAATGAAAGCCGGAAGTATGCGTCCCGCGTTGGAGTTGAATTTTGGAGGTCTTGGTCTTGGTTATGGTGCCAGCTTCGAATATGGTATCACAGACAAAATCAGTGCACGCGCCAGCGCAAATATTTCAAGTTACAAAACCGGCGGTGATGAATGGTCATTGATCCCCATTGATGCGGTTGGTGTTTATAATGTTGATGATAGTAAGTATGCCATGCTGGGCGTTACGTGGACAACTTTCTCAGTTGATCCGAGCATTGGAAAAAAGGAAAGTTCTTCGTCGTTCGGCGTAGTTGCTGGTGGAGGTTATCGCTATAAACTCAATGATAAAATTTCAGTCAACGGAGAAGGAAAGTACCGTGTGATCACACTTGAATCAGGTGCTTATAAACTTTCTGTAGCATGGTACACTGTCGGCGCAGGCTTCTCTTACGCTTTGAATTAA
- a CDS encoding TonB-dependent receptor: protein MKRVILILSVLCIAHLGAQEKGTIKGKVLDAVGKQPLAGVSVRIVGSTTGAISDINGVYTISGLSENVYKLQLDYIGYQSHFETDIRVVRGKITYVREIEMQESSIAGEEITVEASGFEQDKSAPVSNYNYSREEIRRSPGATGDIFRAIETLPGVSSSGGEFSSFSVRGGSPRDNIVLVDNIPFSKVSHFDGGTEEQEAQGGRFSIFTPGLIESANFQAGGFGARYGGKNASLVDLHIKEGNRETPTVNGTYDAIGWEINYDGPSYIHKKTSLLLSARHQDFNNILKWTGQKDLGHPRYTDIIVKTTTDIASAHKLSFLGIYADDLFDRNLSHVYESNNLYGNDLAEGGETKYLIGLNWRWLTGKKSFMESVVYYGHRENPFKSGVAYTDATNGIAPARSEVRTRDNIYVYDFNEQQLGAKSQFTYQVFTHLTAMTGVEINRFSMDNTLKQNGWDTTFVYDKDDYRSDISQLYLVRDPARTSYANKQTRYQSAGFLELSYSPDKKITLNPGVRYEYSTFNRRHAISPRVSISYVLSARTTLNGATGLYYQAPELDVTGSDARNKSLKNQKALHLIAGGTRYLGNDVKLTIEGYYKKLDHLIVKPDRTSNLRTNQGEGWARGVDIGLVKRFAQRWYGQINYSRMASRRNDHNGEGWYNSDFSQPNIFNVLFGYEFNKEWSFSTKWKYATGRPKDTYVIHENVFNDTDHMRYSKEIIRNNGDRLDDFHTWNVRVDYRKQIGRFAVVSFVDILNMYGHLNVNEEFFQYQNGKLDKRGFRVAPTMGVKIEM from the coding sequence ATGAAACGTGTTATTCTCATTTTGAGCGTATTGTGTATTGCGCATTTGGGCGCGCAAGAAAAAGGTACCATAAAAGGTAAAGTGTTAGATGCTGTCGGTAAACAACCTTTAGCGGGCGTATCAGTGCGTATCGTGGGCAGCACAACGGGAGCCATCAGCGATATCAATGGCGTTTATACTATTTCCGGGTTAAGTGAAAACGTGTATAAATTGCAATTGGACTACATTGGTTACCAATCGCACTTTGAAACCGATATTCGTGTCGTTCGGGGAAAAATCACGTATGTGCGCGAGATTGAAATGCAGGAGTCATCCATTGCCGGGGAAGAAATAACCGTCGAGGCCTCGGGGTTTGAGCAGGATAAATCGGCACCGGTATCCAATTATAATTATTCACGTGAAGAGATTCGGCGCAGTCCCGGAGCTACCGGAGACATTTTTCGTGCGATCGAAACCTTGCCCGGTGTGAGTTCGTCCGGTGGTGAGTTTTCAAGTTTCTCCGTTCGTGGCGGAAGCCCACGGGATAACATTGTTCTCGTAGATAACATTCCGTTTAGTAAAGTCTCTCATTTTGACGGGGGCACCGAAGAGCAGGAAGCGCAGGGCGGGCGATTTTCCATATTCACGCCGGGGTTGATCGAGTCGGCTAATTTTCAGGCCGGCGGGTTCGGCGCGCGTTATGGAGGTAAAAATGCTTCACTCGTTGATCTGCACATCAAAGAGGGAAATCGTGAAACGCCGACGGTCAATGGTACCTATGACGCGATCGGTTGGGAAATCAATTATGACGGACCGTCGTATATTCATAAAAAAACGAGTCTTCTTCTGAGCGCACGTCATCAGGATTTTAATAATATTCTGAAATGGACCGGTCAAAAAGATCTCGGCCATCCGCGCTATACCGATATTATCGTAAAAACGACGACAGACATCGCATCGGCACATAAGTTGTCCTTTCTCGGCATTTATGCGGATGATTTATTTGATCGAAATCTGTCGCACGTATACGAAAGCAATAATCTGTATGGCAATGACTTAGCTGAAGGCGGTGAAACAAAATATCTGATCGGGCTCAACTGGCGCTGGCTTACCGGTAAAAAAAGTTTTATGGAATCGGTCGTTTATTACGGTCACAGGGAAAACCCGTTTAAAAGCGGAGTCGCCTATACCGACGCAACAAACGGAATCGCCCCTGCGCGGTCCGAAGTGAGAACGCGGGATAATATTTATGTGTATGATTTCAACGAACAACAGTTGGGTGCTAAATCGCAATTTACATACCAGGTTTTCACTCATCTTACAGCTATGACCGGCGTAGAAATCAACCGCTTTAGCATGGATAATACGCTCAAACAAAACGGTTGGGATACGACCTTTGTGTACGATAAAGATGATTACCGTTCAGATATATCCCAATTGTATCTTGTGCGTGACCCGGCAAGGACGAGTTATGCGAACAAACAGACACGCTATCAGAGTGCAGGATTTTTAGAATTAAGTTATTCGCCGGACAAAAAAATTACACTCAATCCGGGGGTGCGGTATGAATACAGTACGTTCAATAGACGGCACGCCATTTCGCCGCGCGTGAGCATCAGTTATGTTTTGAGTGCGCGAACGACGCTCAATGGCGCTACGGGCTTGTATTATCAAGCGCCGGAGCTGGATGTTACGGGTAGTGATGCGCGAAATAAGAGTCTTAAAAATCAGAAAGCATTGCATCTCATTGCCGGTGGTACACGTTATCTCGGTAATGATGTCAAACTTACGATCGAAGGGTATTATAAAAAACTTGATCATCTTATCGTAAAACCGGATCGTACATCCAATCTGCGTACCAATCAGGGCGAAGGTTGGGCACGCGGGGTGGACATCGGTCTTGTCAAACGGTTTGCACAACGGTGGTATGGCCAGATCAACTACTCACGTATGGCAAGCCGTCGCAATGACCACAACGGTGAAGGATGGTACAATTCGGATTTTTCTCAGCCCAACATCTTCAATGTTTTATTCGGGTACGAATTTAACAAAGAATGGTCATTTTCGACGAAATGGAAATACGCGACGGGTCGCCCGAAGGACACGTATGTGATTCACGAAAATGTATTTAATGATACGGATCATATGCGTTACAGCAAAGAGATCATTCGTAACAACGGGGATCGTCTGGATGATTTTCACACATGGAATGTTCGTGTGGATTATCGGAAGCAAATCGGACGTTTTGCCGTGGTAAGCTTCGTGGATATTCTCAATATGTACGGCCATCTCAATGTTAACGAGGAGTTTTTTCAGTATCAAAACGGAAAGTTGGACAAACGCGGATTTCGTGTCGCTCCGACGATGGGCGTAAAAATAGAAATGTAG
- a CDS encoding DUF2569 family protein: MEHTIKYPHRIGGWLWLLGLFLLINPIRILIALKQVSLPAANVLASNYLAYAEVTVTLCYLVYAIMVPIYFFRMDRRTPIMIMMLLLVNLVFVGLVGTSAQWLSSDTNHNASSVRLAEFVIGAMMFIVWTLYLMKSERVKDTFN; encoded by the coding sequence ATGGAGCATACTATCAAATATCCGCATCGTATCGGAGGATGGTTATGGTTATTAGGTTTATTTCTGCTGATTAATCCGATTCGTATATTGATCGCACTCAAACAAGTGTCATTACCCGCTGCGAATGTCTTGGCATCCAACTACCTTGCGTACGCAGAAGTCACCGTTACGCTCTGCTATCTTGTTTATGCGATCATGGTGCCGATTTATTTTTTCCGAATGGATCGTCGCACCCCAATAATGATCATGATGCTTTTACTGGTCAATCTGGTTTTCGTCGGTCTGGTCGGTACATCAGCACAGTGGTTGAGTTCAGATACAAATCATAATGCCTCATCGGTACGTTTGGCCGAATTTGTAATAGGCGCGATGATGTTCATCGTATGGACTTTATATTTGATGAAGTCCGAAAGAGTGAAAGACACGTTTAATTAG
- a CDS encoding bifunctional metallophosphatase/5'-nucleotidase has protein sequence MVFFILIYIIAPLLLSYSAVAQDSVSFVYTNNTNGYIEACDCGEEPLGGLARRKLIFDNIRKNERAVIFVDAGDFLNQFGFSPQQDSMTIRLYELLSYDAVNPGDNEFANGYDFFERIVSRSKLPLTSSTLWHDNRPIAQPYQIVTRENYKIGIIGYTPFSAFRYFPKNKQPGVHSVNERERLNAVIKDIRSRVDILIVLSHAGSEEDKLILSDFPDIDMIVGAHDQVEIEEPIVDENRYIVQAGGNGTKVGKLTLYLKSGKIINHTNRFYTLSENITEDAEMKKLITRFKKANKK, from the coding sequence ATGGTTTTTTTTATCCTGATTTATATCATCGCACCGTTACTATTATCTTATAGCGCAGTGGCTCAGGATTCTGTTTCTTTTGTTTATACCAATAATACCAACGGATATATCGAAGCATGCGATTGCGGAGAGGAACCTTTGGGTGGGCTTGCACGAAGAAAGCTTATATTCGATAACATAAGGAAAAACGAGAGAGCGGTTATTTTTGTAGATGCCGGAGATTTTTTAAATCAATTTGGTTTTTCTCCTCAGCAGGATTCTATGACGATACGATTATACGAATTGCTTTCCTATGATGCTGTAAATCCGGGTGATAATGAGTTTGCCAATGGATACGATTTTTTTGAACGTATCGTATCCCGATCTAAGTTACCATTGACTTCATCTACACTTTGGCATGATAACCGACCCATTGCTCAACCTTATCAGATCGTAACTAGAGAGAACTATAAGATCGGAATCATCGGTTATACACCATTTTCCGCGTTTCGATATTTTCCGAAAAACAAGCAACCCGGAGTACACTCTGTCAATGAAAGAGAACGTTTGAATGCAGTAATAAAAGATATTCGCTCAAGAGTGGATATTCTTATTGTTTTGTCTCATGCCGGTTCAGAAGAAGACAAGTTGATTTTATCGGATTTTCCGGATATTGATATGATCGTCGGTGCACACGATCAGGTTGAAATCGAAGAACCTATCGTCGACGAAAACAGGTATATCGTACAAGCCGGCGGCAATGGCACTAAAGTCGGAAAGCTTACATTGTATTTGAAATCCGGTAAAATAATAAACCACACTAACCGGTTTTACACATTGAGTGAAAATATCACGGAAGATGCAGAGATGAAAAAATTGATTACACGTTTTAAGAAAGCGAATAAGAAGTAA
- a CDS encoding DUF2914 domain-containing protein: MFKIIPYLFVFTGISLSICSQDYYDTGDYTAMLTQAEETASADGKKILETGRTMTLTNAEILPGSCWDYANAVFDRAGYVWGKRETVFKSVKAGPFVDIEKIKNGDWLYYINHSYGDIEHSAIFVEWIDKENKLALMLSYGGENRQQPARYLPYDLRSVYGITRANSKLGEDKPTPKPKTVTSTNVAPVTNAVSNTGNNTSVKANNSNATTNKNAAPSETQSTPAGGNTIDGMLVESLRIGTGVANMEITGVADTFSSSTTEKIYCWLRVNGGQGKTVKVRWIHNGNSLGEVPLDIRSQSMRTYAFRTVSGRKGSWKVEIVDAQGRLLRATDFTVN; encoded by the coding sequence ATGTTTAAAATTATCCCCTATCTTTTTGTTTTCACGGGTATTTCGCTCTCCATCTGTTCACAGGATTATTACGACACGGGCGATTATACGGCGATGCTGACCCAAGCGGAAGAAACTGCATCAGCGGACGGAAAAAAAATACTAGAGACCGGCCGAACGATGACATTGACCAATGCGGAAATACTACCGGGCAGTTGTTGGGATTATGCCAATGCGGTTTTTGATCGTGCGGGTTATGTGTGGGGAAAACGCGAAACTGTTTTCAAGTCGGTCAAAGCCGGCCCTTTTGTTGATATTGAAAAAATCAAAAACGGAGACTGGTTGTATTATATCAATCATTCTTATGGAGATATTGAGCACAGTGCTATTTTTGTAGAATGGATAGATAAAGAAAACAAACTGGCTTTGATGCTGAGTTACGGCGGCGAAAACCGGCAACAACCCGCACGTTACCTGCCTTACGATTTGCGCAGTGTCTATGGTATCACACGCGCTAACTCCAAATTAGGCGAAGACAAACCGACCCCTAAACCAAAAACCGTGACAAGTACCAATGTTGCCCCGGTTACAAATGCAGTTTCGAATACAGGCAATAATACGTCTGTAAAAGCCAATAACAGCAATGCAACTACTAATAAAAATGCAGCACCATCTGAAACCCAATCAACGCCTGCCGGCGGCAATACGATTGACGGTATGCTGGTGGAATCTTTGCGAATCGGAACCGGCGTAGCGAATATGGAAATTACCGGTGTGGCAGATACTTTCTCTTCCTCGACTACAGAAAAAATTTATTGCTGGCTGCGCGTCAACGGAGGCCAGGGAAAAACCGTCAAAGTGCGATGGATTCACAATGGAAACTCCCTCGGTGAAGTGCCCTTGGACATCCGATCACAATCCATGCGCACTTATGCATTTCGTACCGTCAGCGGACGCAAAGGAAGCTGGAAGGTTGAAATTGTGGACGCACAAGGGCGATTGCTCCGCGCGACGGACTTTACCGTTAACTGA
- a CDS encoding TetR/AcrR family transcriptional regulator: MARPKESERQDIKALVLRHSKALFLKQGFANVTMRDIAREIGYSPAAIYLYFDNKDQIYYELFNEGFQILYKRQLETAQQSFNDPIDELYSMGQAYIRFAMDFPEYYDLMFVMREPRKFLEHCLNENTGEPIGTDFSEMSYNLLRATIKKCIDQGYFKGFDVEIASFTTWAAVHGMATLILRGMLVAPEEMKPIIFNGAHECLQALIKTSKQTK; the protein is encoded by the coding sequence ATGGCAAGACCAAAAGAAAGCGAAAGACAAGATATTAAAGCATTGGTGCTTAGGCATTCCAAAGCATTATTTCTGAAGCAAGGTTTTGCGAATGTTACTATGCGTGATATTGCGCGAGAAATTGGATACAGCCCGGCGGCTATTTATCTTTATTTCGACAACAAAGATCAAATTTATTACGAACTCTTCAACGAAGGTTTCCAAATTTTATATAAACGTCAACTGGAAACCGCCCAACAAAGTTTCAATGATCCGATCGATGAATTGTACAGCATGGGCCAAGCGTACATACGTTTTGCGATGGATTTTCCCGAATATTACGATCTCATGTTTGTGATGCGGGAGCCGCGCAAATTTTTGGAACATTGTCTGAACGAAAACACCGGTGAACCGATAGGAACCGACTTTAGTGAAATGTCTTACAATCTGCTTCGTGCGACGATTAAAAAGTGTATTGATCAAGGCTATTTTAAAGGTTTTGATGTAGAGATCGCTTCGTTTACGACATGGGCCGCCGTACACGGTATGGCCACTTTGATTCTGCGTGGAATGCTCGTAGCTCCCGAAGAAATGAAGCCGATTATTTTTAATGGAGCGCATGAATGTTTGCAAGCTCTCATTAAAACAAGTAAACAAACAAAATAA
- a CDS encoding GWxTD domain-containing protein, translated as MKRILSLIVLTFLGSCALRGQANMGKTGGGPFFFLDAANVAAKDTTKGRVEIFIKIAYSELLFARYNQVLFRSQYEVNYTLADKKGNVVLREIQDKEIVTEHYEETLSDLRFHFSRLTLNIDPGEYILTVVITDKETQKFGQRKLSLPVRTFREKSIGISDLLFADKIQKDSVDDIIHILPNVFKSFDNEFKKYAVYFEIYNSKYAWKNRDSTGNLPEENEPVRIRYRVFDKNQKIVTEDSTVREVNQFQTFSSIEIDKNKVSFGKYVLDVMVYGKNGVRATSKAIFDVRLSTFTAPSLSATAFDLDVAIKQMRHVGRNLSTDKILKGTQKEKADFFENFWRAKDPTPGTERNEIMEEYFRRVDYANRYFTSGYREGWDTDRGMVFIILEAPDDIERHPFDNNDKPYEIWYYYQANLKLLFVDINQIGDYELMNRQEFESYLYLRR; from the coding sequence TTGAAACGAATTTTAAGCCTTATCGTGCTCACCTTTTTAGGTAGCTGTGCGCTGCGGGGACAAGCGAACATGGGCAAAACCGGTGGCGGCCCTTTTTTCTTTTTGGATGCAGCCAATGTAGCAGCCAAAGACACCACCAAAGGACGAGTGGAAATTTTTATCAAAATCGCTTATAGCGAATTGTTATTTGCACGGTACAATCAGGTACTCTTCCGTTCGCAGTATGAAGTCAATTATACGTTAGCCGACAAAAAAGGCAACGTAGTGCTTCGCGAGATACAAGATAAAGAGATCGTTACCGAACATTATGAAGAAACACTTTCCGATCTGCGATTCCATTTTAGCCGCCTGACGCTCAATATCGATCCGGGTGAATACATTCTTACCGTTGTTATCACGGATAAAGAAACACAAAAATTCGGTCAGCGTAAACTAAGCCTCCCAGTGCGCACTTTTCGAGAAAAATCAATCGGCATAAGTGATCTGCTTTTTGCCGATAAAATTCAAAAAGACAGTGTGGACGATATCATACATATTCTCCCAAATGTATTCAAAAGCTTTGATAATGAATTTAAAAAATATGCCGTGTATTTTGAAATCTACAATTCCAAATATGCCTGGAAAAACCGCGACTCCACCGGAAATCTCCCGGAGGAAAATGAACCGGTTCGCATTCGCTATCGTGTCTTCGATAAAAACCAAAAAATTGTAACGGAAGATTCCACCGTCCGTGAGGTCAATCAATTTCAGACATTCAGTTCGATCGAGATTGATAAAAATAAAGTGAGCTTCGGCAAATATGTTTTAGACGTGATGGTATACGGCAAAAACGGTGTTCGCGCAACCTCCAAAGCGATATTTGACGTGCGGCTATCAACGTTTACCGCGCCGTCGTTATCGGCAACAGCCTTTGATTTGGATGTCGCCATCAAACAAATGCGTCATGTCGGGAGAAACTTGAGTACCGATAAAATTCTCAAAGGAACGCAGAAAGAAAAAGCCGATTTTTTTGAAAATTTCTGGCGGGCAAAAGACCCTACACCCGGCACTGAGCGTAACGAAATCATGGAAGAATATTTTCGTCGTGTCGATTATGCCAACCGATATTTTACATCAGGATACCGTGAGGGTTGGGATACGGATCGGGGCATGGTTTTTATTATTTTGGAAGCTCCGGATGATATAGAGCGACACCCTTTTGATAACAACGACAAACCTTACGAAATTTGGTATTATTATCAGGCCAACCTTAAATTGTTATTTGTGGATATCAACCAGATCGGAGACTATGAATTGATGAATCGTCAAGAATTTGAAAGTTATCTCTACCTGAGGCGTTGA
- a CDS encoding xanthine dehydrogenase family protein subunit M, whose amino-acid sequence MNKFEYLQSASLDKLLPVLQEPNTTIKAGGVDIIDLMKEGLTAPSRLVSLRQISALQKISLDDDLSIGAGTTIADISNVNNIYSGPFRALAQACASLATPQIRHTATIGGNLCQRPRCWYFRSHEFDCTRKGGKICYAMNGENTYHAIFGNTDGCVIVHPSSPAVALTALDARLKIKSSKGERELAMDQFFVTPANDITKENALQPGEVNTEIYIPEPPKGTISFYLRQNEKQSFDWPIAEVAVALAIENNICRSARIVLGAAAPIPWRCTDAENLLIGQTITKESAARAAKKALSNATPLSKNAYKISVLETVIRRALCFAVGIDPLR is encoded by the coding sequence ATGAATAAATTTGAATACCTACAGAGTGCAAGTTTAGACAAACTTTTGCCCGTACTTCAAGAACCGAACACCACGATAAAAGCCGGCGGCGTGGACATTATCGATTTGATGAAAGAAGGATTGACAGCGCCTTCGCGCTTAGTCAGTTTGCGCCAAATCTCGGCACTACAAAAAATTTCCCTGGATGATGATCTATCCATCGGAGCCGGCACTACGATAGCGGATATTTCCAACGTAAATAATATTTACTCCGGCCCGTTTCGCGCTTTAGCTCAGGCTTGTGCAAGTTTGGCGACACCACAAATCCGCCATACCGCTACGATCGGAGGCAATCTCTGCCAAAGACCACGCTGCTGGTACTTTAGAAGTCACGAATTTGATTGTACACGCAAAGGCGGAAAAATCTGTTACGCGATGAACGGTGAAAACACGTATCACGCGATTTTTGGAAATACCGACGGCTGCGTTATCGTTCATCCCTCGTCGCCGGCCGTGGCTTTGACAGCGTTGGATGCTCGCCTGAAAATAAAATCGTCCAAAGGCGAACGCGAACTTGCAATGGATCAATTTTTTGTTACTCCGGCGAACGATATTACAAAAGAGAACGCGCTCCAACCCGGTGAAGTCAACACGGAAATATACATACCCGAACCGCCGAAAGGCACGATCAGTTTTTATCTTCGACAAAACGAAAAACAATCGTTTGATTGGCCGATCGCGGAAGTTGCCGTTGCACTCGCTATCGAAAACAACATCTGCCGATCGGCGCGCATCGTGCTGGGTGCAGCAGCTCCGATACCCTGGCGTTGCACCGATGCTGAAAACCTTCTCATCGGCCAGACAATCACCAAAGAGTCTGCCGCGCGCGCCGCGAAAAAAGCTTTATCAAACGCGACGCCGCTATCCAAAAATGCGTACAAAATTTCCGTATTGGAAACCGTGATCCGACGTGCTTTGTGTTTTGCGGTCGGTATTGATCCTTTGCGATAA
- the rimO gene encoding 30S ribosomal protein S12 methylthiotransferase RimO produces the protein MSTTSKRITLPVLGEASRQRAPRSNKQKKVNIVSLGCPKNQVDSEVILGNLKHTRIVDKAEDADTIVINTCGFIESAKQESIQTILEAIELKKRAAKKGITKEIIVAGCLSERYPKELAAEMPEVDAFFGVHQFDKITERIEGHYQQVLFTERILLNQRHYAYLKISEGCNQRCGFCYIPLIRGNLDSKSITDNVAEAEKLASLGVKELICVSQDTSSYGYDFDRSAPNLRQNKHLIELLHALGEVRGIEWIRVMYLYPSLFSDALIETIATHPKICKYIDMPVQHISDRILKTMRRNTGKKQTTDLLYKIKARMPDVALRTSMIVGYPGETEADFEELCDFVREFQFDRLGVFIYSQEEGTYAYDLEPQVEEPVKKERFNRLMEIQREISHAHNMEKIDKTFRVMIDTQNNEHYIGRTMSDAPEIDNEVIITSSRKLKPGQFVDVKITDATEYDLYAEAL, from the coding sequence ATGTCAACCACATCAAAACGTATAACTTTGCCGGTACTCGGCGAAGCTTCAAGGCAACGCGCACCACGTTCCAATAAACAAAAAAAAGTGAATATCGTTTCACTTGGATGCCCCAAAAATCAAGTGGACTCCGAAGTCATTTTGGGCAACCTGAAGCATACGCGTATCGTAGATAAAGCCGAGGACGCCGATACGATCGTAATCAATACCTGCGGTTTCATCGAAAGCGCCAAACAAGAATCTATTCAAACTATACTCGAAGCGATCGAACTCAAAAAACGTGCCGCCAAAAAAGGAATTACCAAAGAAATCATTGTTGCCGGGTGTTTATCAGAGCGCTATCCGAAAGAATTAGCCGCCGAAATGCCGGAAGTTGATGCTTTTTTCGGCGTACACCAGTTTGACAAAATCACCGAGCGCATTGAAGGGCATTATCAGCAAGTTTTGTTTACCGAACGCATTCTTCTCAACCAGCGCCACTACGCCTACCTCAAAATATCCGAAGGTTGTAACCAGCGTTGCGGGTTTTGTTATATCCCACTGATTCGCGGTAATCTCGACAGCAAATCCATCACTGACAATGTCGCTGAAGCCGAAAAATTAGCCTCGCTCGGCGTTAAAGAACTGATCTGCGTTTCCCAAGACACCTCATCTTACGGATATGATTTTGATCGCAGTGCCCCTAATCTCCGACAGAACAAACACCTGATCGAACTATTGCATGCTTTGGGTGAAGTGCGCGGCATCGAATGGATACGCGTTATGTATTTGTATCCATCCTTATTTTCCGATGCCTTGATCGAAACCATCGCAACGCATCCCAAAATCTGTAAATATATTGACATGCCCGTTCAGCATATTTCCGATCGCATACTGAAAACAATGCGTCGTAATACCGGAAAAAAACAAACCACCGACCTGCTTTATAAAATCAAAGCACGCATGCCCGATGTCGCCCTACGCACATCTATGATCGTCGGTTATCCCGGAGAAACCGAAGCGGACTTTGAAGAATTGTGTGATTTCGTTCGCGAATTTCAGTTCGATCGGCTTGGTGTATTTATTTATTCGCAAGAGGAAGGCACCTACGCGTATGATTTGGAACCTCAAGTCGAAGAACCCGTAAAAAAAGAACGTTTTAATCGTTTGATGGAAATACAGCGTGAAATTTCTCACGCCCATAACATGGAAAAAATTGATAAAACATTTCGTGTGATGATTGATACCCAGAACAACGAGCACTATATTGGTCGGACTATGTCGGACGCTCCGGAAATAGACAATGAAGTAATTATTACTTCATCCCGGAAATTAAAACCGGGACAATTCGTTGATGTAAAAATCACCGACGCGACGGAATACGACTTGTATGCTGAAGCGTTATAG